ACAAAATCATTTACGTGGTAGTCGTTTCGCTAAATAAACTCAATACAAATCTAATTGAcatgaaaagatgtttttatgaGTCAATTTAATAAACTTGAAACAATAAAGTAGATAAATTGATCGGTTTAATTGAAAGGTTTAGAAAGAAGAGTGACAAATGTTCAATTCATTTTTCTAGTGCAGAGTATGCATCGATGACCATCAATGACATGCATCTTGaactaaaaaaagaaaatggTTAAACAAGTTTGACATGATTTGAGCAAATTAGTTTTCATTGCAACACACATCAAACAAGTCATCCAGAAGAGCGAGAAGAAATGTGTTATCAATGAAGAGGCTCACACATGGTCTCCATCATTGATATGAAGGAATCTAATAACAATATGTCACATAATTCCATGATAATTATATTAGCTGTTTAGATCCTAAGTGAGAAAAAATATTTGTGTTCTGTCTTGAAGTCCGACGAAGAGAAGGTTCCTGATTCATAAGAAGATAATATAGATTTTTCAATTGATATCATGAAAGTTGACAAAGTATTTTATTATCTGCTTAAGGATAAACAAATTCGACTATTATATGTTCACAAGATTCCTCTATAAAAGAAATCAAAGGCAAGAGACATTCTAAGTGGCTCAACTTTATATAATCAGTAAACGACTAAATTAGCCAATATAAGAATGGTAAAAATAAAAGTTGATATTGATCCTTTACAAAATATGAGTATGACTATGGTGTCTTTTTAAAAATCTATAGGGTTCAAGACGATAAGCAAAATATGAAGCATATTTGACACCACATATGACGCATCAATGTTTGATATGTTGACCCTTACAATAAGTAGGTTTGCCAAAATTACCATGAAAGAATGACTAATGTATCTTGAAATCACTATCAAGGACAATGAGaagataataacaaaaataatattaaaaaaacctgACCAACATACTTGAAGGGAAATGGATATTAAATGAAATGGTCAAGTCTAAAATGCCTCACATTGTCACCCTCACCATAATTCAAAAGAGGAGGTAGTAGAGGAATCATTTCATctataagatgaagaaaattcTACACATGATTGCCAAAGTtttgaaccaagataaaaataatgtgTTGTCTCCATAAGTATTGGAAGCACTAAAAAAATGTATCCTCTCAGTCGTACATGACTATGTTAATAGCTATGAACATCTCGTTCAACTTTATTATCACTTCCTTATGGTTAGGGTCTTAATCTTGATGATTGTGTTACATTTTCTAGGGTTAACTTCAATGCATCTCTCACTCAAATAAAATTTCAAGAATTTGCAGGCTTTGACGTtgaaggtacacttatttgggttaaGCCTCATGTTATATTCCTGGACATAATTAAACACCTGGTGTAAAGGCCTTCGTGTAGTTGTTCTTTGTTGGATTTGAcaatcatgtaattcatatatACTTTCAACATCTCGCTGATTTCATCTTCAAAGATCCTGCTCATCATTCTCTAGTATGTTGGATCCACATTTTTTAGTCCAAAGGGAATCACATTGTATATTTAATTGAAGTGCTCAATCATAAAGGTGATATTATCTAAGGGTGGCAAACAGGCATGTCATCCCCGTTTATATCTTCCCTGCAAAAGCCCATAAAAAATAAGGTGGGGAGGGGCGGACATAGTTGAGGGTCTAAGTTTAAAACCTTGGTCCGCCCCATTAAAAAGTGAGGGCATGGAAGGACATACCCGCAGACACTGCATCTTTTACGCctaaaaaagacaaaaaattATGTTAATGCCCGCATCCACATAGCCCGCAGAAAAAATGGAGCGGGGTGGACAGATTTGAGAGTGCGATCCTAAACACTTTGTTCGCCTCGCACTAAAATACGGACAAAAAAAGCATGTGCTACGAGCCTGaaccattttgccacccctagtattATCCCTATCGACCTCGTGCATGGGAGTTTATTGTATTTGGAGTACATATCCATGAATGATAGCAACTTATATTCAACATAGTTGTCCATCAACTTGTAAATGGTATGTATCAGGTATGAATCTCCGGGGCACGCCTTGTTGCATCTATTTCTTCTAATTGAGAGTAACTATCAGTTCTATGCAGCCCTAGGGATGGGTTACAAAACCATTGAATGCTTGTAAACCTATGCCCACGTACGGTGATAACCTATCTTATTTTAAGACCAACTTCTCAAAAAGTTTGGCACACATGATGTCGCACAAGATTCCTTTTTCAACCATGATCCTTGATACCTCAAAGTTGGCTATTTCTGTCACTCTTACCAACAAAAACACCTCCTTGGGAATACCACCCATTTTCTCTTGTCGTTAAAACCCCAAATTGGTATTTTATCTTTCTTGTCGCCTCCAATTCAACGACCTTTCTCTTTTTAGTTCCCTTGAGTGGTTCTTTCGTGCAAGATAGTCCTCCAATAGTAAGCATGATGAGGGAGTGGTCTCTTTACTAAGGACGAAGAAAGAGAAAAGCCATTAGAACAATTTGAGAGTAACCATGTTGTAGTGCCTATAGCTAAGTTGCGATCATGTTATAGAGGTTTGCAACAAGTTCGTTCATGCATGTATCCCAAACGCGACCTAGTGTCGATGGAGGCTTTGAGCCATATtcgattattaaaattttaactgCGAATGAAGGTATATGTTGCTTCAATGTTTAACAATGAAAATCTTCTTGTCCAACCGATTGAGAAGCTGAGATCTGGTGAGACACAATGATTAAAGGTTTGACTAAAAACTGGAACTTCTACTTTATATGAAAGAAATGACTCTTCAAATGTGGAGGTGAGGACCAGTGCAATGATGTTTGACGAATGGGCGACGTAATGAAGAGCCAGAGATCGAGTGACTTTGGAAGTTGTCATTGGTGGTGGTTATGAAGGTTAACAACATACGACAATGGAGAATAAAGAGATGGTTCCTACATAAAGTGCCACTATATCAAAATGGAAAAGAAAACCAGTAGTAGGTTGATGAAATCcattatgaaaaatatttgacaCGATGGTGGAGGTCTCCGATGAACGATAGGGAATGTACATGCAAATTTAACATTCAAATACCCAAGTCAGTGAAGTCAAATAAGAAGAGCTTGCAAATGTGTAATGAGGTGCACCTTGGTGTGATGCGAGATCACACTTATATAAGAACAACAATTAGAATGACCCTTATGAATACAACACCCTTTGCGGACTATTAAATGAATTTCAATGGTTAGAATAAAAATGACACCTTACTTCAATGCGGGACTCTCTAGTGAGAGTACACCTATGTGCAAGCTTAAATGAGCATAACTTTGAATTATACCCTCACATTAGACAATTTTTATTACGCGGTTCCTTCGATCCCTTTACAaagtttatttttagaattaattttaatataaattttaatttttgttttaaaatttattgctcaattatttttatatgaatatacatataaatataaatctTGTTAATCCGAAATGATTTAACATAGGACTTATTTGTTTCAgcttaaaaaaatggattttttacctgattttcaaattattacaagtttttttatattcgtttttttaaaaaattgaaatactaattttgacattctataacataaacatacattattgaagactaaaatttagtcaaaatcacaactttttcaaaaagttatatttcaaaaataatttttatgaaaatctatttgaaataacttcaaaattaagtgattttttgaaattttgatatctaatttttttcataaataaatgaaatacctaaaatcacattttaagaataattattcaaactaaaatttaatttgaaattttttataaattttttttacacaaaattatataacattataaaaattatttaaaaaaaaacaaaacaaactgaCCCTAATCActtatttaaaaatcaattttcctACCGCATACACGCTAAATTTTGTCCGTTCACGAACACGACTCAACCGTCCGAGTGGGAAATTGGAGTGTAGTTGGTGCCAAATATTTACAGTTTTCTTCTCTACCAACAGGATAGAACTTAAACCCTACAAAACACACACAATAACAACTCTTTCCCGGCGACACCATAGTCCGATGGCTTTGACAATCTCAAACATACTGCACTGCCCTAAATTCAATTCCTCTCGCAACCATTTCCGTCCCCAAATTTCAACCTCTCTCAGGTTTTCCTCACAAactcacttcacttttcttcttattCTTCCACTTTCAAGATTAATTTCTTATCCTGAAGTGAATTTCGGTTTCAATTTGCAGGTTTCCTAGGAAAATCATCTGTGCTTCTGCATCTGCTGCAGGAAGTTCTAATCCTAATAGTGACATTAATCCTTATGAGGTAAAATTTACTTCATTATTATCTTGTTCATGTAAAAttggttattattcatgtatGCATACATTATGTTCTTCATTATATTATATAGGTTCTAGGTGTAAGCCCTATTGAGAAGTTTGACACGATCAAAGCAGCATATACAAGAAAAAAGAAGGAGGCTGAGAACAATGGTGATGAAGAAACTGCTTCTAGAGTAAGTTAGCTGTTGTTATATGATAGATTTGTTTTCTGAAAAATGATTTTGGTAactgttattaatattttattattttactggGATGTGTACTActatcaaatttcttttttgcaATGATGAGTACTATTATCCTCTATCATTAAGTAACAACTTGTGGTGTCATTACTGATCTGGCTACTAGATTTTCAATTTTCTAATGGGTGGGATTGAATAATTGTGTAAATGTTCAGAAAGGATATACATAGGGTCTGGGTTGGAGTTTAGGAGAGGAGAGGAGAGCTTTGAAAAAAAAAggatgaagtggaaagaaagaggGCTTTCGAGGgtttcatttttcttcaaaatacATAATTTCCATAGTTTGGGAGAACTCAAAAATTGCACTGGAGAGGTTTTTTAGGGGGTTTGGATAGATTTTCCCAATCTAATCTGTATTGTTAGTACTCTCAGAATTTAACATTTTAATCATAAACATTTGTTTATCATTTTCTATGAATACACTCTCTCGAAAAAGGTGAaggattttctatttttctctctACATTCCCACCAAACCCCCTCCCCTTCAAACTCTCAAACAGAGCCTTAAGGTCTCTCTACTCTCTAGTCTTTATTTCTAATCCATTTTTTCCAAGTTAAAGCTCACACATGCTTACCCTCTACAGTCTAGACCTTAAATGGATTTCTACTGATGTATATCCTATAATGCTTCAATTATTTCAGTTTTTTATGGGGTTATTAAAAATCCATATTGTTATATGTTTTTCCTTAAGGTTTAATGCACTAACACATGTGATTTTGTGAATGTATGGTCCAGCTAGAAAAGGCATATGACAAAGTTATGATGTCTCAATTGAGTAATCGGAAAAAAGGTCTCACTTTTGGATCATTTAAGGTAAAGTAGCTGATTCATCATTTTTCTGAGCATTTGAAATTGCACACAAAATATGAAGATATTGCGGCACAGAGTTAGGTTTGGTTGGAGATTGAAACTGCTTTGTTAATTTAGTTCTGTATGTATTTactgcatgctacattcatggaCTTCCTTTGATGAAGCATCAACGGTTTTGCAGAACTTCTATTCTGACTTTGTTTTTCCAACTCAATGAATACAAGTTGCTATAATTGACATATGCGAAGAATTAGGTGGAATTAGTGTCTTATGACCTTGAATTCTTTACACTTTTCATTTCAATGAATTAACTTCCAAGATTATGATTATATGCACAGTTTACCTACACAAGCATGTTTTTGCCTTTGCTATGCAATTCCTTCATGTTTAGCATGGGTAGTACTAGTAGATATGGAAAAATAAACAACTATCTTTGGAGGGGATAACTTTATGAAAAAGAATTAATTCATTCACTCATTGTGCTCACTTCCCATTTCCCCAAATATTTCACCCTaactttttgtttgtttgattctCAAAATCTTACATATTTTTTAAGCGGAATGCAGGTTTCTAAGGACATAAAGTATGCCGACAAGCAGCCAATTATACCGTGGGGACCAAGGTTTGTTATTGCTTCTCTTGGTTAATGACATGATAATCTTGCTGCAGTGTTGCTGTATTactttatggttgaattatgttaATAGGATTTCTTTTTTATCCCTGATATGGTCCAATTACTCTTGTATTATTTCTTAGAGAAGATCATGGTATCTCTAATTTATGAAATACAGATGCCAGGAATACTTTATTTTtagattaatttattttcatctaCATTTAGTGACAACAGTTTGGAAGGAAAATCTTATTTTTCCTCTGGATGTATAACTGACATTCCTTTCCAGTGTCAATTTCATCATGTTCTACATTTCCTTCAAGTTAATTTTCTCCCTGCATCACATTGCAGTGTCGTTTTATTATCTCCTAGTTGGATTTGCTTGACAAGATTTATACTTCAATGCAATTTCAGGTTTGctaaatcaagtgaaaatgatattCGCATCAACTTGGCAATATCTGCTGTTTTTGTGAGTTATAAATGAAtagttgattttattcatttatttttttggaaaatataaatgcTCACTTGCTCAGAAACCATACTGGTCGTAGGTCTTCTGATGTAGTAATAATCAGAATTTTATCCATCCTTCTGCAGACAGCTTGGATCGCGGTCACTCGCAGTGCTGAATATAAACCTTTGCAGTTTTTAGCCTTTGCTTTTGTTTATAGGCTTTTTGAGAAGTTAAAATCCTTTGAATCTCCTAAAAGCTCCACAATTAATGTGAGTTTCATATTCTATGACAATCtattcaataaattttttcatttttctattttttaaaccatgttgaattttcaataaaaaattgtaTCGTTCGTAAATCATGAAAATGTTGGCTACAGGAAGATGGCGAAGATCCTGGAGAAGGACTGCGCATGGGCAAGAGACTGCTCCGATCACTGGCCTTGGTTTTTGGATGTGTAGCTGTTTCATCCGTGGTATGATGATTCATCAGATTCATGATGcccaaaataatttttattatgtaGTTTAGACTTtagttgaaaatatattttcggtATTTTATTCAGTATTTTGTTTGTCTCACAAGTCATTATAGTCAAATACGCCTGaagttttctattttctttttacaCATATTATTACTCAAAAATTAATATTCCACGTAGCTGTTAATACTCTCGTGCATTTCTTGCAGGCATTCACTGTGGGTTTAAACATAATTGAGTCTGCAAGTGGTTCTATTCCATCTATTCTTTACTACAGTCAGGTATAGATCAATTCAGTCCTTCCTTGCTTTGCCAACAATATATAACATATAATTGTTCAGAAACCATGCGAATAATATGACGTGTGTCCTGCAGTTTATCTTTTTAGGAACACTTTTATGTGGATTTTCTTATTAAATGCCATTTTATTCCTCATTTTCCTATATGGCGAAGCGTAGAATTTTGTTCATGctttaaaactgtgttttggTCACATGACTATTACTTTTAATACAATTGAAGCTGTTTGGTTGCGATTTAAGTATGATATACTTTTGCACTGAGATAACTAGTTAAGTGGTTAGGTTCCTAAGCCTAATTTTTCTCAACATGCATATATGAATTTGAAATATATAATAAGATTGATTTACAAAACGGAGGTACCAgctacagtttttttttttttatagattgcAATTTTCTATTATTGTGTTCTTTGCGATATGAAATTTCCTTGGTGTTGAATATTTTCTCAAGCGAAGATCAAAGGTCTTGGCCCTCTTCAGATATTTGCGATCTTTCATCATTCTTCCATTTATTAACAATATGACGACCTTCATTGTATTTGCAGGAGTTGATAATCACCGCATCATCAGCAGTCATGCTTTATATTTTGGGATCTTTTTATCGATAGTGGATCTTTCTTGAAGACGAAGAAACCAGTCAATCTAGTGATGATCAGAATACTATGTTACTAATCttccttttcatttttcattttctattGTGAATTGAGTTATTTCGCCGTTTCACTCAAATTTTGTCAAAAGAGAAATAGTTGTACTTCTAAAGTAGGAATTAGTGCGAATTTaaagttttgttgtattttctttTTGGTTGGGAAAATTTGTTCTATTTGAATTTGAGTATGATTCTCATTTGGGTTTATTCTGTTCGAAGTTCCTCGATGGTTAATGATGCCTGGTAACCTTGCTAGttcaaatgcatagaagaaagGAAAAACATTCCAAGGTCTTGAAATTAAATTGTTGACCTTGAGACTAGCACATTCAACTTAGGAAATGTGTAAGAGCAGGTTACAAGGTTTCTTATAATATAAAGGTGTAAAAGGTATGTGCATTTGAAaatgtaaattaattttatacgGGCATCTTACCAAAGTATACATATTACTAGTTTATTAGTATGCTGCTGCATTACTCATTTCTTTCTTTGTATTTCAAAATTATTGGTCATGGAAAGTTGAAATGTTCATATTAGATATGTGTAAGTGTAAACTATTTTGTACATCACTCATGAATTTTCAATACATGTAAAAAGAATTCCTTTTCATTTCCTATGATTAGGGAGCCGGCTTGCGAGGAGTTGGATAATCTCTCATCTAAGAAATAAGTTAACTCTGAATATGTGATAGTGAGAAAAAGAGTTCTGGTTATCATATCTGAAGACCCTTCACCATTTTATATCTTTTCGGTATTTAATAAATACGCAATATTTTGTGCTTAAATGGTTAATTTATATTTCTATCTTCTTCCTCTTTTTTCCACTTTGGATCCTCTCATTCTATCTCTATTATTTTCTTAAGGGAAACGCTAGTAACATTTTGTTTTCAACACTCTTTCTATCACTCGTTTTTTTATTGATTGAAACacttgtattttattttcttaaaagaaACGCTAGTAACATTTTGTTTTCAACACTCTTTCTATCACTCGTTTTTTTATTGATTGAAACACTTGTATTTTATGTGAGCTTCATTTTCAAAGTGAGAGACTCACATATGTTTCATCCCTTATCTCTTATATAACTTTCACCCCTTGAAAAACAACCTTCACCTTAAGGTTGAGATATTGCATCACTTGTTGCCAAATATTTCCTCTGAATTTCATAAAAACTTTTCTCTGTCAAATACAAAGTTGAGCAAACCATATATTTCCTCTGAATTCCATAAAAACTTTTCTATGTCAAATACAAAGTTGAGCAAACCATGGAGCCCTTCTTTCCTTGCAGATCAGAGCTGAAAGTTAAATGTTATGCATTGGTTGGGTAGCGCTAAGAATATTACAACAGTTTGTTAAAGTAACCGTTGTGATATGTAGTGCGCTACCTAGTTTATAATCACGACCGCTTGACCGTGGTGGAAAACATTATACTTACAACCATCCCCTAACTCACAAGTTGAAAGTTAAATGTTATGCATTGGTTGGGTAGCGCTAAGAATATTACAACAGTTTGTTAAAGTAACCGTTGTGATATGTAGTGCGCTACCTAGTTTATAATCACGACCGCTTGACCGTGGTGGAAAACATTATACTTACAACCATCCCCTAATTCACAAGCTGAAAGTTAAATGTTATGCATTGGTTGGGTAGCGCTAAGAATATTACAACAGTTTGTTAAAGTAACCGTTGTGATATGTAGTGCGCTACCTAGTTTATAATCACGACCGCTTGACCGTGGTGGAAAACATTATACTTACAACCATCCCCTAATTCACAAGCTGAAAGTTAAATGTTATGCATTGGTTGGGTAGCGCTAAGAATATTACAACAGTTTGTTAAAGTAACCGTTGTGATATGTAGTGCGCTACCTTGTTTATAATCACAACCGCttgtgtaacgcccggaaaaataagtatatgcttaatttggacgtttatgacgtttattggaattttaccgtttttggagtcgtttcagtcggtattagttcgggatggcggactaatatttaattgaaggttttcatatttttgatactagaaatattattaaggtaatattccgcgttttgggggcgtttgaacgatatttgagcgtaggggcattttggtcatttccgcggggtagatattttctttataagaaagagatatttgtgaaaaaggaaaaagggtggaaagaaaaagaagagaaagaaagggaagagagaaagaagaagagcaaagatggagagaaagtgaagaaggggattttggagaagatgaagaatcaaacaaaggtaagggggtgaatctaatttatcttggatgtatgattcttatagtcttgttcttgtttttgttcttgttcatcttcttcatcctttccatattttccatttttcttgttttgtaagAAGTTGTGATGTTTTCATGACATAGCAAGATTCAAACATGTCTTGGTTggtattttgtatagaatcatgtccttgttgtgttatggtgattgattaTGCTTTCTTTtgcatttccatggcttgattgagtttgaataaaatgttaggttttgagaaatattgatgaatcaaccatgaaaagtttgatgttaggttgtttctatggtttgtatgtgttgtattggtgttataatgatgttttggagtggttttggtgggtataaggggcttgagacagttctgGTTCgtgctggttttttctgggtttccgcaggtccgctgagcggaggggggtccgctgagcggagttttcttTGGCTCGCTTCTggctgggtccgctgagcggagctcaagcggccaacagcattttctatttttccaaaactttgaaacttcgtaactcctgaaccgtaactccgattttgtcgtcgttcgaagcgttggaaagctaacacaatgaactatactattctctaattaaatgattcataggatgtagtctcctattatttttattaggatcaagtgatgaactgtgtagtatgttcaattatccaaactttgaaaccttgtaa
The Vicia villosa cultivar HV-30 ecotype Madison, WI linkage group LG6, Vvil1.0, whole genome shotgun sequence genome window above contains:
- the LOC131610688 gene encoding protein CHLOROPLAST J-LIKE DOMAIN 1, chloroplastic, which codes for MALTISNILHCPKFNSSRNHFRPQISTSLRFPRKIICASASAAGSSNPNSDINPYEVLGVSPIEKFDTIKAAYTRKKKEAENNGDEETASRLEKAYDKVMMSQLSNRKKGLTFGSFKVSKDIKYADKQPIIPWGPRFAKSSENDIRINLAISAVFTAWIAVTRSAEYKPLQFLAFAFVYRLFEKLKSFESPKSSTINEDGEDPGEGLRMGKRLLRSLALVFGCVAVSSVAFTVGLNIIESASGSIPSILYYSQELIITASSAVMLYILGSFYR